AAATTCAAGGTCTTTGGTTACGGTGCAGAGCTTCCAGATGCAGTACGCCAAATCCTAGTTGAGTTTGACTCAGAAGAACGCAAAACGCGTACTAACCAAGACGTGGCAAAACTTTGGGTTCAAGGTCTAATTGCAGTTTGGTTGATCGTTGCTCTTGCGCTACACCTAGCCGCGGTTGGCCTAATCGGTCTTTCGGTTATCATTCTTGCTACTGCCTTTACCGGTGTAGTTGAAGAGCACTCTATGGGTAAGGCGTTTGAAGAAGCACTACCATTTACCGCCCTACTTGCTGTTTTCTTCGCTGTCGTAGCTGTAATCATCGACCAAAGCCTATTTAAGCCGGTTATCGATGCCGTACTTGCCGTTGAAGATAAAGGCACACAGCTAGCGATGTTCTACGTAGCGAATGGCTTATTGTCAATGGTGTCAGACAACGTATTCGTTGGTACGGTTTACATCAATGAAGTAAAAGCGGCGCTGAACCAAGGCATGATTACGCGTGATCAGTTTGACTTGCTAGCGGTTGCTATCAACACAGGTACTAACCTACCTTCAGTTGCTACACCAAATGGTCAGGCGGCATTCCTATTCCTACTGACTTCAGCACTAGCGCCTTTGATTCGTCTATCATACGGCCGCATGGTTATCATGGCTCTACCATACACCATCGTGCTTGCTTTAGTTGGTCTAGCTGGCATCATGTTCTTCCTAGAGCCAATGACAGCTTATATGTATGATGCTGGCTGGTTAGTTCAGCATGCTGAGATCGGTTCTGCAGTGAGCACCGCAGCTCACTAATATTACCGCTTGATTTGGAACTAAATTCAAGTTAAAAGCTCTGACTATTCAGAGCTTTTTTATTTTGTAAAATAAGGACATGATTTTGAACTTCCTCGCCACGCTGAAAAGCTTTTCACAAAGCCGCCTTTCTTGGGCACTGCTTCTTGGCTTTATCGTCTTCTTTGAAGCATGCGCTTTATTCTTCCAACATGGGATGAAACTAGCACCTTGCGTAATGTGTATCTATGAGCGCGTTGCGATGATGGGCGTTGGCGGAGCCGCCATTATCGGCCTGCTAGCTCCACAAAACCCTCTAGTGCGTTGGACAGGATTGGCAGCATGGGGTTACGCCGCTTATCGTGGTCTTGAACTTTCAATGCAGCATGTCGAGTACCAATTCAATCCATCACCATTTGCAACGTGCGACGTGTTTGTACAATTCCCTAGCTGGGCACCACTTAACCAATGGGCGCCTTGGATGTTTGAAGCGTCTGGTGATTGCTCTGAGATCTCTTGGCAATTCCTAACTCTCTCAATGCCACAATGGCTAGAGATCATTTTTGCCGGTAACCTAATTGCACTCGCGTTGATTGTCGTTTCACAATTTGTGAAGAGCAAATAAGAATCACAGCGCATAGTCGTCGCCGTGCTTTAAGATATTAGATAGGAGAGCCGAGATCGCTCAACGCTCTACTTGAAATGAAGAAAAGGGTTGGTATTAATGCCAACCCTTTTTTTATGACCAAAACTGCCGTACTCATCAAAGCAACGTTAATTCTCTATACGACCAAATTTCTTGCCACTCTCGCCTTCTCATCTCTAAGCCCTACGCAGATAAAAAAACGCAGGGGTTACCTGCGTTTTTATTTTCCAAAGCGTGCTAGTTTTAGTTC
Above is a window of Vibrio taketomensis DNA encoding:
- the nhaB gene encoding Na(+)/H(+) antiporter NhaB; this translates as MPMSLGNAFIKNFLGKAPDWYKVLIISFLIINPIVFFLIDPFVAGWLLVAEFIFTLAMALKCYPLQPGGLLAIEAIAIGMTTPGQVKHELVANIEVLLLLVFMVAGIYFMKNLLLFIFTKILLGIRSKVLLGMAFCFTAAFLSAFLDALTVIAVVISVAVGFYAIYHKVASGNPIGDHDPNNDDTIPDLTRDDLENYRAFLRSLLMHAGVGTALGGVTTMVGEPQNLIIADQAGWQFVEFLFRMAPVTLPVFICGMITCALVEKFKVFGYGAELPDAVRQILVEFDSEERKTRTNQDVAKLWVQGLIAVWLIVALALHLAAVGLIGLSVIILATAFTGVVEEHSMGKAFEEALPFTALLAVFFAVVAVIIDQSLFKPVIDAVLAVEDKGTQLAMFYVANGLLSMVSDNVFVGTVYINEVKAALNQGMITRDQFDLLAVAINTGTNLPSVATPNGQAAFLFLLTSALAPLIRLSYGRMVIMALPYTIVLALVGLAGIMFFLEPMTAYMYDAGWLVQHAEIGSAVSTAAH
- the dsbB gene encoding disulfide bond formation protein DsbB translates to MNFLATLKSFSQSRLSWALLLGFIVFFEACALFFQHGMKLAPCVMCIYERVAMMGVGGAAIIGLLAPQNPLVRWTGLAAWGYAAYRGLELSMQHVEYQFNPSPFATCDVFVQFPSWAPLNQWAPWMFEASGDCSEISWQFLTLSMPQWLEIIFAGNLIALALIVVSQFVKSK